The sequence TCGAGTAAATTTGGGTTTGTGTAATTAGTATTTAAtgcttttaataaaaaaatcatatTATTTGTGAATTTAGATTTTTTTCCTGATAGGTCTGATAGCTTATTTACGTTAGTACGACGTGCTATATAATGGCCTTAATGGCATTTTCTGGTGGTGTTTTTGCATTATTATCAAGTATGTTTTGAGAAAACGATCTAATTCGACAAATAAGACCGATATCAATTGCTATGATATTCATTTGGGTATATTACAGCACCTGACATATACGATGTCAatgatcaaaaaaacaaaatggtTTGAAACCATTATCAGGATGTCAATTTCTTCAGTGCAGAATGTAAAATCTAAGTACATTTTTCATTTTCGTTTCTTTAAATTTCAAAATTCATAAACTTGGCGCTAAATGAAATTATGAGGCATGACCTTTTCATAAATTATGGCGCTAAATGTAAAAACTTAGATAACAACAACTTATGCATTTCGCTTTAAAGTATTTCTTTTTCCTGATATTCAGAatggaaaaaaaaacacaacatgAAAATAAAAGGCAAAGTGAGCAAAGAAAGAAGGGGGTGTCGGAGAAGTCCACCATAGAGTGATATCACAACGTGTTGCATTGTGAGAATATGAGCTAAAGAATTAACATCTTGTTCAATGTGGTTGTAGGTGACGAAACGGAATTGCAGCATGAGAGAGTTGATATCTTTAGTTAAGCGTCTAATCCTCCCATGGAATAACAGGATTTCCTTGATTCAATAGCTTTATTATCTGAAGGAAATTTCTCTTGATGATTATACTAGAGAACTACATTCACTTGGCCAGCTTAAGAGCTAAAACAACTCCATGCGTCTCAGCTACAAGCGTGTTTATCTGCTATATAATAATTGAAGCCGCAACTAGAAAACTTGTTTCAGAATTCTAAGCAATGACTGCACCTGTTGACTTAGAATTCTTGACAGCACTATCAAAGTTCAGTTTAATCACGTCAGTTGGAGGTGCATCCATTGATCCCTTATTACATTAACTTCTACAGACTCGACCTGGCCTTGTTCCTGATGAGTATAATACTCACGAAAAAGCTTATTTGAATCATAAAGTATCGTCTGTATTGGTTGCAACTTGTATTCAAAGATAATTAAATTCCTCGACTTTCATATtcccataatggattggctcctTGAAAAAGAGTCTCCAATCTATCTCTCATAAGTAACCATCCATCTACCAACTCCTTAACCATCGAGTTTGTCAGTTGTTGAATTCTTAGGCCTGGGGTTGAGGCAAATAGGATTGCTCTAGCTCTTTGGCAATAAAGAAGCAAGTGTACCAAACTTTCTTCTTGGTCTAGACAAAAACAACAGTATGGCTATATTTATTGTATGAATCTGTTGATTGACGTGTCTACATCCAACTCCCTTGTGGAGAATACGCCAAATAAAGACTTGAACCTTGGGAGAAATAGTCTTGACTTGCTAGAGCTTCTTCCACGGGGACGGATCAATATAACTAGATGAAGCTTGATTTTGACCATCATAGATGAAGCTTGATTCTGACCATTAAAGTTGAGTTTTTGAAAAGATTTAGGAGAGAACTCACCTGATGGAATATGTTTCCAGATAAGTCTGTCCTTCTCGGCATGCCCTTTAATGTGTATGCAAAACAAGGAGGAAATTAACTTCTTATTCCAAGATAGAGCGCCGTTACCAGTGAGTCTCATTAACTCGTTTACTATCACAATTTGAGAGTGATCCATATTGTCAATTTTACGTCTGAAACAGGTAATAGTTGGGATCCATAGGTCTTGCCTATTGAATGAGTGGATAGGAATGGTTTGATCAcattacaaagaaaataaaataagtacAAGCCTTTATAGAAGAAGGCTAACACACATACAAAGACAGGCTGTCAAAGCTAGCAGTCACCGTTAACGGAATTACAAGACATGTACGGATTCAGACAAAACTATTAACTAGTAAAAAAATGATTAACAACACACACAAACATATATCATAGCAGACACTGAAGAGAGTTATACTCTTGTACTATCCCCCCGCAAACTGAAGTGACTGCACTTTCAGTTTGTCACGTAAAAACTCAAAACGAGCTGCTGATAGACCTCTGGTGAAAACATCTGCAACCAAAGCATCTGTAGAGACATAGTGAAGGCACAAAACTTTGGACTGAACCATCTCAACGAATGAAGTGAAAATCAATAGCAACATGCTTCATTCCGCCATGTAGAGTTGGATTAGAAGCAACAGGGATAGAGCTTTTGTTGTCACAACCCagtgaaggagaggaagaaacaAACACATTGAGATCCTTGAGAATTTGACACACCCACAATACCTCAGCTGCAGTGTGAGCCAGAGAACGATACTCATCTtctgtagaactcctagcaatTGTTGGTTGCATCTTAGAAGACCAGGAAATAGGATTAGGACCAAAAAACACACAGTACCTACTGGTAGATCTCCTGTCATCTGGATTtcctgcccaatctgaatctgaGAAAGAAGAGATAGCTTGCATTCATTTCTGAAGGATAATTCCATGATCAAGAGTGTGTTTTAAGTACCTTAAAATCCTCTTAGCAGCTATTAAATGAACATCAATAGGATTGATCATATGTTGACAAACTTGGTTAACAACATAGCTAATATCAGGTCTTGTCCATGTGACATACTGAAGAGCACCAACTAATGATATATAATCTGTAGCATCTGACAAGGGTTGACCATCAAACTTACTCATTTTTGAATATGCAATAGCTGGTGTGTTACATGGTTTTGCATCTAACATGTTGGTCTTCTTGAGTAAATCCAAAATGTATTTGGTTTGAGAAAGATGCATTACATTATCATTTCTTTTAATTTCCAGTCCTAAGAAGTAATGAATAGGGTCTAAATCTTTAACTGGAAAAGAAAGAGATAGTTGAGAAATGACCTAACTACAAGCTTGCAGAGAAGAGCCAGTAATAAgtatatcatccacatagatgCGAATGATGATAAAAAAAGACCCTTGTTTGAAAGTAAAGAGTGAGGTATCAGCTAGTGATGTCTCAAACCCCAAAGCAAGCAGTGACTCCATAAGATTCTCATACCAGGCTCTAGGAGCCTGTTTAATCCCATAGATAGATTTGTGTAATCTGCAAACACAATGAGGCTTCTCTGGATCTTCAAATCCTGGTGGTTGAGTCATAAAAACAGTCTCTTTAAGatcaccatgaagaaatgcattgctTATGTCAAGTTGTTTAACTGGCTAGTTGTGATGCACAACAAGAGATAAAACAATTCTGATTGTTGCTGGCTTTGCAACTGGACTGAAagtctcttgataatctattcCTTCTTGCTGAAGATAACCCTTTAACACTAATATGGATTTGAATCTATCAATGGTGCCATATGGATTGTGTTTAATTTTGAAGACCCATTTACATCCTACCAAATTCTGAGATGGATGAGGAGGTTCTAATGTCCAAGTACCAGCTGTTTTGTGAGCAGAACATTTAGAGACTAGAGAATGAAGCCATTTTGGATGTTTCTTAGCTTGTGCTACTGTCTTAGGAATACTATCTTCAACTGAGGCCAAAAGAGCTGCAGATACTGGATACTTAGTACTGAAGAGAGCTTAGGTGGTTTAGGTTTGAATATCCCCATTTTACCCCTTGTTGTCATTGAATGAGCATTTGTTACTGTAGGGGTTGAAGTAGTAGATAATTCAGTTGATGCGGGTCAAGTTGCAGACACTCCAGGTGAAGCAGTGATTAATCCAGGTGAAGCAGTTATTTCAGGTGAAACATTTATTTCGGGTGAAGTAGTTGAAGTAGTTATTTCAGTTGAAGCAGGTAATACAATTAAAGTAGTGGTGATATCAGATGAAGCAGAAGCTGACTCAAAAATTGTAGGCTGTAGCTGAGACAACTAAGAAGCAGTATTGGAAATATTGTCAAGCTTGAACTGTAAAGCAGGAAATTGATCTTCATGAAATGAAACATGTCTTGAAATAAAAAATCTTCCTGAACATGGCTCAAGACACCTGTAGCCTTTCTGAGAAGAAGAATAACCAAGAAAAATACACACTTTGCTTCTGGGTTCTAGTTTGGAGTGAGTATAAGGTTTGAGCCATGGATAACacacacaaccaaaaactctAAGAGTAGAGTAGTTGGATAAACTACCATAAAGTTTCTCATAAGGTGTCTTAAAAGAAATTGAAGCTTTAAGTAATCTGTTAACCAAATTATTTGTTGTTTGCAAAGCATCTACCTAATAACAATATGCAAGATTGGATTGAATCAATAAAGTTCTGCATAAACCAATAAGATGTTTGTGCTTGCTCTCAACTACTCCATTCTGTTCTAGAGTATATGCACAACTGTATTGATGAAGTACTCCATGAGTAGATAAAAATTTACTAAGTTTATTGTTTATAAACTCTCCCCCACCATCCGATCAAATCACCTTAATTTTAAGATCAAAGTAATTCTCAACTTGACTCTTGAAAGAACTGAAGATAGATATAAAACCATACTTTCTTATTAATGGAAATATCCAACAATACTTACTGAAATCATCAATGATATTACAGTAGTATGTGAAACCATTACAAGAAGTAACATGGAAAGGTCCCCAAAGATCCATGTGCAATAATTGCAGTGGTTTATTGGACACGATACTAGAAATAGTAAAGGTAAGCTTATGAGCTCTTCCTAGTTGACATTCTCTACATGTAAAATGTGACTTGGAATGAAAGGATTCTAGATGactcaatatttgcatagattGAAATGATGGATGTCCTAGTCTTTTATGAAGTAAAAGTGAAGAAGTCTTCATAGCAGATAAAGCTGTAACTCCTGAAGCAGAGAAAGCAGTAACTTTTCAAGTAGTATCTCTTGAAGTAGATGTTGGTGAAGATGTCAGATGTAAAGGATATAAACCATTATCACTTTGCCCTTGGAAAATGTTCTTCCCAGATTTGAGATCCTTCACAAAATAATAGTCACCCTCAAATGTTATACTGAGATTATTATCTCTAGTAAACTTATGGACAAATAGCAATTTATGTGAAGCAGTTGGAACATGTAATAGTTTAGGTAAACTGACAACATTAGTATTTAAAAATTTAGAAGAATTACCTATATCAGATATTGGCATGCCTTCACCATTTGCCTGTGTAAGAATGGAAGTCTTGAAGATCAGAAGAATCTGAAGTAATATGAGTTGTTGCACCTGAATCACAGTACCATGGATTCTCACCAAGAACATCTGCTGAGGCTAACATGGCATGAATATTTGAAGGAATTGGTCGACCTTGATAAGCAAAGTTCATGGTTGAATCCACTCAATATCTGAATGACCAAACTTGAAGTATATTTGACAAGTTGGTCTATTTGGTCTCATATTGAAAGATCCACTGGTAGAAGCGGGagatggtggttgtggtggttgtgTTGGTGGAGtaaatggatttttagactttGAATGAAAATTGGATGAAGATAGATGTAGTTGGATAATATGAACGAGTTTGAGGTCTTGAATGATAATGAAAATTGGATCTAACATTGTTATTCTTATGAGAGAAAGACCTATTTGCTCTAAAAGCAGCAAAAGCTTTTGCTTCTTCTGAATTAACTACATGTTTAGCTCTTTCTGACAAGACAATATCTTCAATCCACAAAAGGTTGTGTAATTCTCCTAAAGTAACTGGTGGATTACGAATTCGAATTAAGGTGGATAAAGAATCAAAAGCAGATCCAAGTCCATTGAGAACACTTACAATCATTTCAGATTCACAAATAGGAGAACCAGCAGCAGACAAGGAATCAGATATTTTCTTGATTTCATTAAGATAGTTGATCATTGTAGAATTACCTTGCTTAATAGATGAGAGCTTGGTTCGTAGTTGAATAACATAAGTTGAATATATTGTAGCAAATTGTTCTTCAATTgatctccaaagttcataagagGTAGTCGGACCAGCTATATAGGAGATAACACTCTTAGAGATTGTTGATTGAATCCATAAGATGAGTGTTTGATCTTCTTCATTCCACTTGATCCACTCAGGATTAATAGTATTAGAAGGAGTTGCACCTCTCTGTGCATACAAAAATTTGTTTGGACATATTTTAGATCCATCAATATATCCAAGAATATTGTATCTCTTGAAAAGAGGAAGTAATAACGATTTCCAGGTTAGAAAATTATGATCTTGAAGTTTAGAAGGAACTATACTAGCTATAGTATGTAAAGGAACTTTAGTAATACTTGATTCCATATCGaatcagaagaaaaaatcaagaaatTTTCAAGAACAGAAGCTTGAATTGAAGGTTTAATGGCGGAAGCTCTAAACTGGTTATCAGTCCCtaatcggctctgataccatattgaaATGAGTGGATAGGAATGGTTTGATCACATTACAAAGAAAGTAAAATAAGTACAAGCCTTTATAGGAGAAGGCTAACACAGATACAAAGAAAGGCTGTCACGGAATTATAAGACCTGTACGGATTCAGACAGAACTGTTAACTAGTAACAGAATAACTAACAACACACACATACATATATCATAGCAGACACTGAAAATATTTATACTCTTGTACTATTGCCAACATTTATATCTCTAACATCCCCAACTATCCATGAACACCTTTGTTTGAGATCATGCCTAAAAGCTAATATAGTTTTCCATGCACTTGAAGCTCATACAACTTTATTCATATTCCACAGGTTCCCATTGAGCATATGCTTGGCACATATCAACTGAACCTATAAGGCCTCAGGTTCATTGAGTTCGTCCGAGATTTGGTACCACAACCCTGTTTATGTGCTCTAGCGATCTTAATCTCATTCCCCATCTTCTTTGTGCTTGTAAGCGTCTCAACTCTTTGTCATGTCCCCACAAGAAGTTCATAATAATTTGGTTCAATATCCGATGACTTGCTTAGGAATAATCAATTTCACCGTAATATAAACAGGGATAAGACCTAAAACATTCCTAATGGGTTCACCACGTCCAGCATGTAAGATGTCTTTAATTAAAGCATTTTAAAACCGTAAAATGTGTTTTCCACCACATAATTTATCAAGTATGGAGGGGGATCTGACTTTTCAACCATCAGATGTACCTCCATAAAACATGATGTATTCTAAtactctctctctatctctctcatcCTTATCTAGAGAAATTCAAACTGAAAAAGTCAACCAACCTTTAATTCCCATCAATCCTATACAAAATTTTCCGTTTACTAATTATCCGCTTCTCTTCTTATTGCATCTATATACTTGTTATTTCCCCCTAAATTTTTGGttctctttgttagagcactgctcggtcgaactcgcaagcgttgctatttcaagtttCTTTATCAAGTTTAGgtggtcaaaactataattcttgatttctagtctacttatagcgatgtctctgactaggatagaatgtgtagttgagctttagacttcacgatatTCATCAAtttaagacgaagatctactgaggagagcttggagtaacttcatcaacaaaaggtatgtggagactaaaacttatctatcactcagaagtctattttattctatctcctattgagactaagtcatatagctaaATAGactttaaattatacacatttgatatttcgagctgagtttactcgcttatatctttctcgaaatatgtgttggaaaactttttgccttagctacattcatcattattcttgacgagtttagttggaaacgatttatttgttggaaactaaacgacaaatcaaaagatgatcatgtgaaaattgccttaaaacatcttatatgatttgtgtgagacagtcatttgatgtggactcgaaatgtttcgtattaatcattcagtcacttgaaaattacttatgagctattagtttgtgtgagacaactattatcgtcttctaagtatgtttcaatggttgaaatgagagtttagaacaattaaccaatgtctggatatagcacagtatgcataccagtatgaaaAATGTTGTAGTGTGATTCAGATGCGGGAGCCAAGtgtgcataccagtatgcaaacggtttttactgtcgaagtccgggaaccaagtttgaaTACCCATCTGCGAATGGTTTATCTGAGTTCGGTCCAGagcgacagtatgcgtacccgtttgcgaactgtcgtacatgaccaatgtccggaacttaagtttgcgtactcgtttgcaaattaatttggtttaaattataaaattggttaagtatgatttcatactcatgaataaatatatttataaaataagaaaaaaatatttaaatgttcatgaactgattcttttgaatcaatccgatttttcttcaattgtgtcttgtatacttctatgagaatataaacaattgaacaactctatgagtaacacaattagattcatttgattatcatttgatctagaagtgttagatgaatgaggttaatagaaaagtgttcatagggataactttggttaactattgttgagccaactcaatatacacgtttaggtacggttacccatatctagatgaaggtatatttcatttgtgtgtaacaagctaaaaccatctaacggtggagatatattgctttagttttaagcaaacttagcttgaatctttaatcaggatttcatctaacgatgaatattgattgctctgcttcaaagttatcaaaccctaatttgaagactatataatggagaactctagcaactggaaaacctaatccccacaccttttgtgtgatactagttgcatactagagtcgattctcctttaacctagatatttcctaaaaccatttgtagatggtggattttcgacaagggtaaaattttaaaaccctaactatttatactccggatccgacaattggatgagtattgagactcatgtctcttaataaagcatgaaagctcatgccataaaatctctgattgagaaggctgtctctcagagtatatgtagatgtgcagtCTACCATCTGAGGCCACcacacatctcataaatactgagcaatttcagtaattatttatgctCCGGATCCGGCagttggatgagtattgagactcatgtctctcaataaagcatgaaagctcatgccataaaacctctgactgagaaggatgtctctcagagtatctgtagatgtgtagtctcccagctgtgaccacgacacatctcatgaatattgagcaatttcagtaattatttctatatagaatcgaaagattgggcggctcctagacaacatgcctgctagtatagagcgacaacgtcttcaggatgcaaccaggttttccctgactatatatgagagatatgatactccagcaagttcatattctcaactctcagataattaatgctcctagataggaagccctgcaaGTATAGATCCATcatttaattatctctaatctcctgaatatccaacaatattctacgattcttcgttatatttcgtcacttcaattcgtggttattcccagcagaattccaagggttagtgataaatattcaacgaaacaggcatctgagcatcgaataagccctgactaaaatggtgcaatgtacttagcaataatgcacaaccagcatttgaatgcgcaaacgagcatttcaaaaatacgaatgaacgatgaacctatggaaaataggaaggaaaaataataataattaaaatattagcaaaggcgccagggactgggctcaccagccggccggtcatgccgtgactagtcccacgcccaattttatatttttatcatattttattatttttcctgatctcatgaaaattctctcgttcgagcaaatctccttcgattcaaggaaattctctaatctcatgatatttctttatgtcaagaaaataataaaattagggaaaggtgtcacgggatcgAGCACCAACCGGCccaccatgccctagccgtggccggtcccacacctcacgtccccattattttattatttctcttaaaccatgaaaattccatgatttcatgaattttccctaaaaccatgaaaatattataaaattaagaaaactagtgggaccgggccctagccggccgatcatgccctagccggtcccacacgcctattattttattattattatttttttgttttcctcattccatgaaaactctgatttcaacaaaataccttggtttcaacaaaactctttgattttatgaaaattccctaaaatcatgaaaattacataaaattgggaagaatgCCCTGGGATCGTGCCtgttggccgtccggccatgccttggccattgctggtcccacactccatcattccctattttattattattttatttatctcatctcatggaagttccctaatttcataaaactctccagtttcatggaatttccctcaattcagagaaaatacataaaactgggaaaagtgtgtgggaccgtgactgtcagccggccggccatgccctagccgtagccggtcccacaccttgaaattccctattttattaattatttttcatcatctcatgtattttcctagtttcagcaaaaccctgaattcttcatattttctcaaaatgttgctcaaatgcgcatcggaaaatatcgaaactctcaagactgagacacggacaccatggtgacacgggcgcatccccttgaccgaccaagggtgaccctgaggcttgcaagtggatgctcccacatgttttaactattttaacctaatttgctcagttgctcatattaggttcaaactcttttcaaacaattaaaggtttgctcaaacgaccatgaattggtcccacgaccaccaagagccggtctcatgacctcttggtcggtccctcatcttttcatggctaggttttgttgtctgtcgctcacacgagcattattttaataaatgattaaaccaacatttaatcatttttCACCAACttgtcctcaagagactttggtatttttctcattcgagcatctgggcgttacatggtggagtcatcatcccatgtagccggtccctgcttcgttctgcggttgattttcaataaatcatcatttcattaaaattagggttttgaatccagaactctgaaaaaacatgattctgagcggattcaaatactaataattttatgttgatctcgtgctcaacacttttatttattatactcgacccagcagtcagtatcttaaattgatattttattggtcatgctaccaacaatttatcaaacgagTAATATTCGCTCAAatcggcaatatttgctcgaattagcaatatttgttcagattcaagaatattgattcaactatcaatattcaaaaattcagcaacacagtttgctcgtcttaggtaatcaacataataatacctcgtctcagcagacatattcaaattcatgagtttcagaatatttgcaaatcatcttcaac comes from Papaver somniferum cultivar HN1 chromosome 7, ASM357369v1, whole genome shotgun sequence and encodes:
- the LOC113295953 gene encoding uncharacterized protein LOC113295953, with product MQAISSFSDSDWAGNPDDRRSTSRYCVFFGPNPISWSSKMQPTIARSSTEDEYRSLAHTAAESKVLCLHYVSTDALVADVFTRGLSAARFEFLRDKLKVQSLQFAGG